One Streptococcus sp. zg-86 DNA window includes the following coding sequences:
- the nrdE gene encoding class 1b ribonucleoside-diphosphate reductase subunit alpha, translating into MSLKDLGDVSYFRLNNEINRPVNGQIPLHKDQEALKAFFKENVLPNTKSFVSITEKIQYLLEENYLEQAFLEQYSPAFIEKLAQFLRDQNFRFKSFMAAYKFYNQYALKTNDGAYYLESMEDRVLFNALYFAEGDEELAMNLANEMIHLRYQPATPSFLNAGRARRGELVSCFLIQVTDDMNSIGRSINSALQLSRIGGGVGISLSNLREAGAPIKGYEGAASGVVPVMKLFEDSFSYSNQLGQRQGAGVVYLDVFHPDIIAFLSTKKENADEKVRVKTLSLGITIPDKFYELARKNEDMYLFSPYSIEREYGIPYSYIDITEKYDELVANPKIRKTKIKARDLETEISKLQQESGYPYVINIDTANRSNPVDGKIIMSNLCSEILQVQAPSELNDSQEYLKMGTDVSCNLGSTNIVNLMKSPDFGRSVRTMTRALTYVTDHSHISAVPSIEHGNSQAHSIGLGAMGLHSFLAQNLIDYGSAEAVEFTNIYFMLLNYWTLVESNNIARERKTTFHNFDKSKYANGSYFDKYITGDYQPHSSRVKELFEGIFIPSGEDWAALRDKVQADGLYHQNRLAVAPNGSISYINDVSASIHPITQRIEERQEKKIGKIYYPAAGLATETIPFYKSAYDMDMRKVIDVYAAATEHVDQGLSLTLFMRSDIPQGIYEWKTENKQTTRDLSILRNYAFNKGVKSIYYVRTFTDDGEEVGANQCESCVI; encoded by the coding sequence TACTTATTAGAAGAAAATTACTTGGAACAAGCCTTTTTAGAACAATATAGTCCTGCTTTTATTGAGAAATTAGCTCAGTTCTTACGAGATCAGAACTTCCGCTTCAAATCGTTCATGGCAGCCTATAAATTCTATAATCAATATGCTCTCAAAACCAATGACGGCGCCTATTATTTAGAAAGTATGGAAGACCGCGTTCTCTTTAACGCCCTATACTTCGCTGAAGGTGATGAAGAGCTTGCCATGAATTTGGCCAATGAGATGATTCACCTCCGCTATCAACCAGCAACACCAAGCTTCTTGAACGCTGGACGTGCTCGCCGTGGTGAATTGGTCTCTTGTTTCTTGATTCAAGTAACAGACGATATGAATTCAATCGGACGCTCCATTAACTCAGCACTCCAACTCTCTCGTATCGGTGGTGGCGTTGGAATTTCCCTCAGCAATCTGCGTGAAGCAGGAGCTCCTATCAAGGGCTACGAAGGTGCTGCATCAGGAGTTGTTCCTGTTATGAAACTCTTTGAAGATAGCTTCTCTTACTCTAATCAATTAGGACAACGTCAGGGAGCTGGAGTCGTCTACCTCGATGTCTTCCACCCAGATATTATTGCCTTTCTTTCTACTAAGAAAGAAAATGCGGATGAAAAAGTTCGCGTTAAAACCCTATCTCTTGGAATTACCATTCCAGATAAATTCTACGAATTAGCACGTAAGAACGAGGACATGTACCTCTTTAGTCCCTACTCTATCGAGCGTGAATATGGTATTCCATATAGCTACATTGATATTACTGAAAAATATGATGAATTAGTTGCTAATCCAAAGATTCGCAAAACCAAGATTAAAGCACGCGATTTGGAAACAGAGATTTCAAAACTCCAGCAAGAATCTGGCTATCCTTATGTTATTAACATTGATACGGCTAACCGCAGCAATCCTGTTGACGGCAAAATCATCATGTCCAACCTTTGCTCAGAGATTCTCCAAGTTCAGGCTCCAAGTGAATTGAATGATTCACAAGAGTACCTCAAAATGGGAACAGATGTGTCATGTAATCTGGGATCAACCAACATTGTCAACCTCATGAAATCACCTGACTTTGGTCGTTCTGTCCGTACCATGACCCGTGCTCTAACCTATGTAACAGACCACTCTCATATTTCAGCTGTACCGTCTATCGAACACGGAAATAGCCAAGCTCATTCAATCGGACTTGGTGCAATGGGACTACATAGCTTCCTTGCCCAAAACTTGATTGATTATGGATCAGCTGAAGCAGTTGAATTTACCAATATCTACTTCATGCTCCTCAACTACTGGACATTGGTCGAGTCAAACAACATTGCCCGTGAACGCAAGACCACCTTCCACAACTTTGACAAGTCAAAATACGCAAATGGATCTTACTTCGATAAATACATCACTGGTGACTACCAACCCCATTCTTCTCGAGTCAAAGAACTCTTTGAAGGCATCTTTATCCCAAGTGGAGAGGATTGGGCAGCGCTTCGTGACAAGGTACAAGCAGACGGCCTCTACCATCAAAACCGCCTAGCAGTTGCTCCAAACGGATCAATCAGCTATATCAATGATGTTTCTGCTTCGATTCACCCAATTACCCAGCGAATTGAAGAGCGCCAAGAAAAGAAAATCGGTAAAATCTACTATCCAGCAGCAGGTCTTGCAACAGAAACGATTCCATTCTACAAGTCAGCTTATGATATGGATATGAGAAAAGTTATCGATGTCTATGCTGCTGCTACCGAGCATGTCGATCAAGGACTATCACTAACCCTCTTTATGCGCAGTGACATTCCACAAGGTATCTACGAGTGGAAGACAGAAAACAAACAAACCACACGTGACCTTTCAATCTTGCGCAACTATGCCTTTAACAAGGGTGTGAAATCCATCTACTACGTCCGCACCTTTACAGATGACGGTGAAGAAGTTGGCGCAAACCAATGTGAAAGCTGTGTGATTTAA
- a CDS encoding CPBP family intramembrane glutamic endopeptidase, which yields MKKILIRIVLWFLALYAYLNGAGLLTFDMVAHQRPDIPAEWVERMVPIFGVIGLVFLTAMSYLYWKYVYGKKDITIELPKPWLSNILYPIGLFILVLVGQQVLPVPPSNNQQLVEQSVLSQPLFSFFAVVIFAPIMEELLFRGVFAGYFFPTLTKKISIIFYLFLSSGLFCLAHGPRTLSDFLIYFTMGVSLGWLYLAKRDLRYSVGLHFANNLLSFVTILF from the coding sequence ATGAAAAAAATACTTATTCGCATTGTTTTATGGTTTCTTGCCCTATATGCCTATTTAAATGGAGCCGGTTTATTAACGTTTGATATGGTAGCACATCAGAGACCTGATATACCTGCTGAATGGGTAGAGCGCATGGTGCCGATTTTTGGAGTGATTGGCCTAGTTTTTCTGACAGCCATGTCCTATCTCTACTGGAAGTATGTCTATGGCAAAAAAGATATTACAATTGAACTGCCAAAACCGTGGCTGTCTAACATCCTCTATCCAATCGGCTTGTTTATTCTAGTCCTTGTTGGGCAACAGGTTCTGCCAGTTCCTCCTAGTAATAACCAACAGCTTGTAGAACAAAGTGTCTTATCACAGCCACTCTTTTCTTTCTTTGCAGTTGTCATTTTTGCACCTATTATGGAAGAACTGCTCTTTAGAGGGGTGTTTGCGGGTTACTTCTTCCCAACTTTGACAAAAAAGATTAGTATCATTTTCTATTTGTTCTTGAGCAGTGGTCTGTTCTGCTTGGCACATGGGCCACGTACGTTATCAGACTTTTTGATTTATTTTACCATGGGAGTGAGTCTAGGATGGCTGTACTTGGCAAAACGAGATTTGCGCTACTCTGTCGGACTGCATTTCGCCAACAATCTCTTATCCTTTGTGACGATATTATTCTAA
- the alaS gene encoding alanine--tRNA ligase: MKQLSSAQIRQMWLDFWKSKGHSVEPSANLVPVNDPTLLWINSGVATLKKYFDGSVIPDNPRITNAQKSIRTNDIENVGKTARHHTMFEMLGNFSIGDYFRDEAIEWGFELLTSPEWFGFSKEKLYMTYYPDDTDSYNRWLALGVDPSHLIPLEDNFWEIGAGPSGPDTEIFFDRGEAFDPENIGIRLLEEDIENDRYIEIWNIVLSQFNADPEVPRSEYKELPNKNIDTGAGLERLAAIFQGAKTNFETDLFMPIIREVEKLSGKTYDSDGDNMSFKVIADHIRALSFAIGDGALPGNEGRGYVLRRLLRRAVMHGRRLGINESFLYQLVVTVGHIMESYYPEVLEKHEFIEKIVKREEETFARTIDAGSIHLDELLAELKEAGKSTLEGKDIFKLYDTYGFPVELTEELAEDQGFAIDHEGFKTAMKEQQERARASVVKGGSMGMQNETLAGITEESTFVYGADELTASLVVIIAENARVDSLASGEALLVFNQTPFYAEMGGQVADYGSILDEAGQLVARVTDVQKAPNGQPLHTVEVLGELHTGATYTLAIDTLRRHRVMKNHTATHLLHAALHHVIGEHATQAGSLNEQEFLRFDFTHFEAVTAEELRRIEEEVNAQIWAALPVVTVETDIDTAKEMGAMALFGEKYGKEVRVVTIGDYSIELCGGTHVANTAEIGLFKIVKEEGIGSGTRRIIAVTSREAFLAYREEEELLKAVATTIKAPQIKEVPNKVASLQEQLRELQKENAALKEKAAAAAAGDIFKGVKEANGLRYIASQIEVSDAGALRTFADNWKQKDYSDVLVLVAAIGEKVNVLVASKTKDVHAGNLIKELAPIVAGRGGGKPDMAMAGGSDASAIGKLLAEVGNHL; encoded by the coding sequence ATGAAACAATTATCTAGTGCACAAATTCGTCAAATGTGGTTGGACTTCTGGAAGTCAAAGGGACATTCAGTAGAACCATCTGCTAATCTTGTCCCAGTCAACGACCCAACCCTCTTGTGGATTAACTCTGGGGTAGCAACCTTAAAAAAATATTTCGACGGATCAGTAATTCCTGACAATCCACGGATTACTAATGCTCAAAAGTCCATTCGGACCAACGATATTGAAAATGTCGGAAAGACAGCCCGTCACCACACCATGTTTGAAATGCTTGGGAACTTCTCTATTGGAGATTATTTCCGCGATGAAGCAATTGAGTGGGGCTTTGAACTGTTGACCAGCCCAGAATGGTTTGGTTTTTCAAAAGAAAAGCTCTACATGACCTACTACCCAGACGATACCGATTCTTATAACCGTTGGCTTGCTCTGGGGGTTGACCCAAGTCACTTGATTCCGCTTGAGGACAACTTCTGGGAAATCGGTGCAGGACCTTCTGGACCAGATACAGAAATTTTCTTTGACCGTGGAGAAGCTTTTGACCCAGAAAATATCGGCATTCGACTCTTAGAAGAAGATATTGAAAATGACCGCTACATCGAGATTTGGAATATCGTTCTCTCTCAATTCAACGCAGATCCAGAAGTACCGCGCTCTGAGTACAAGGAATTGCCAAATAAAAACATTGATACGGGTGCTGGTTTAGAGCGATTGGCTGCGATTTTCCAAGGGGCTAAGACCAACTTTGAAACAGATCTCTTCATGCCGATTATCCGTGAAGTGGAAAAACTATCTGGTAAAACCTATGATTCAGATGGGGATAACATGAGCTTCAAGGTCATTGCAGACCATATTCGTGCCCTTTCCTTTGCGATTGGTGACGGTGCTCTTCCTGGAAATGAGGGACGTGGTTATGTCCTTCGCCGTTTGCTCCGCCGTGCGGTTATGCATGGTCGTCGCTTGGGCATTAATGAATCCTTCTTGTACCAATTAGTTGTGACAGTTGGCCATATTATGGAAAGTTACTATCCAGAAGTGCTTGAAAAGCATGAATTTATCGAAAAAATCGTTAAACGAGAAGAAGAAACCTTTGCACGGACCATTGATGCGGGTTCAATCCACTTGGATGAATTGTTAGCTGAGTTGAAAGAAGCTGGAAAATCAACCCTCGAAGGAAAAGATATTTTCAAACTGTATGACACCTATGGTTTCCCAGTTGAATTGACCGAAGAATTAGCAGAAGACCAAGGATTTGCCATTGACCACGAAGGCTTTAAAACAGCCATGAAAGAACAGCAAGAGCGTGCGCGTGCGTCTGTTGTCAAGGGCGGTTCAATGGGCATGCAAAATGAGACCCTTGCAGGTATTACGGAGGAATCTACCTTTGTCTATGGTGCAGACGAGTTGACCGCAAGCCTAGTGGTTATTATTGCAGAGAATGCGCGTGTGGATAGCCTAGCAAGTGGCGAAGCCCTACTTGTCTTCAATCAAACACCTTTCTATGCAGAGATGGGGGGACAGGTTGCAGACTATGGATCGATTTTGGATGAAGCAGGTCAACTGGTTGCTCGTGTGACAGATGTTCAGAAAGCTCCGAATGGTCAACCGCTTCATACAGTAGAAGTGCTTGGAGAATTGCATACAGGTGCAACTTATACTCTTGCCATTGATACACTTCGTCGCCACCGTGTGATGAAAAACCATACAGCGACTCACCTTCTTCATGCTGCCCTTCATCACGTGATTGGGGAACATGCAACGCAGGCAGGTTCTCTCAATGAACAAGAATTTCTACGCTTTGACTTTACCCACTTTGAAGCCGTAACAGCTGAAGAACTCCGTCGTATCGAAGAAGAAGTCAACGCCCAAATCTGGGCAGCCCTTCCAGTCGTGACAGTCGAGACAGACATTGACACGGCGAAAGAAATGGGGGCAATGGCTCTCTTTGGTGAAAAGTATGGCAAAGAAGTCCGCGTTGTAACCATCGGTGATTATTCTATCGAATTGTGTGGTGGTACACATGTGGCAAATACTGCTGAAATCGGTCTCTTCAAGATTGTCAAAGAAGAAGGAATTGGTTCTGGAACTCGTCGTATCATTGCAGTAACCAGCCGTGAAGCCTTCCTTGCCTACCGTGAAGAAGAAGAATTGCTTAAAGCAGTAGCTACAACCATTAAAGCACCACAAATCAAAGAAGTACCAAACAAGGTCGCAAGTCTGCAAGAACAGTTGCGTGAATTGCAAAAAGAAAATGCAGCTTTGAAAGAAAAAGCAGCAGCAGCTGCGGCTGGTGATATTTTCAAAGGTGTTAAAGAAGCAAATGGTCTGCGCTATATTGCTAGCCAAATCGAAGTGTCAGATGCAGGAGCACTACGTACTTTTGCTGATAACTGGAAACAAAAAGATTATTCAGATGTCTTGGTGCTCGTCGCTGCTATCGGTGAAAAAGTTAATGTCTTGGTCGCAAGCAAGACCAAGGATGTCCATGCAGGAAATCTGATTAAAGAACTCGCTCCAATCGTAGCTGGTCGCGGTGGTGGTAAACCAGACATGGCTATGGCAGGAGGAAGCGATGCCTCTGCAATTGGAAAACTCTTGGCAGAAGTTGGCAACCATCTATAA
- a CDS encoding DUF3169 family protein, translated as MQKRLRTVGFLFVCGFVCGLIGYFFGKGIAQGVAFKEVIRPLLILDGYVYLAQVASILLAGLTWYFLSHSRRDMIAYQKAEERDDEEGMDTFHTSSFRKLEYGTIAFNIFSISMIFSLFGGLYMVVIDFTHWLSMMIPVLLYIVLFFLLNDLQKTFKVVRNYDFPKFAMPEDALNLVRSYDEGEREANYENSFMTLFQLNQIVLPALYPIIAIISMILQEFQLLAFLIVAFIHIYINFRGIQQVKNYFK; from the coding sequence ATGCAGAAACGATTACGTACAGTTGGTTTTCTATTTGTGTGTGGATTTGTGTGTGGATTGATTGGTTATTTTTTTGGTAAAGGAATTGCACAAGGTGTTGCATTTAAAGAAGTTATACGCCCATTGTTAATTTTAGACGGATATGTGTACCTTGCTCAAGTAGCAAGTATCTTATTGGCTGGTTTGACATGGTATTTCCTAAGTCACAGTCGTCGAGATATGATCGCCTATCAAAAGGCAGAAGAAAGGGATGACGAGGAAGGGATGGATACGTTTCACACCTCTTCTTTTAGGAAGTTGGAATATGGAACGATTGCCTTTAATATCTTTTCAATCAGTATGATTTTTTCTCTCTTTGGTGGCCTATACATGGTGGTAATTGATTTTACCCATTGGCTGAGTATGATGATTCCTGTGCTATTGTACATCGTTTTGTTCTTCCTTCTGAACGATCTTCAAAAAACGTTTAAGGTTGTACGGAACTATGATTTTCCCAAGTTCGCCATGCCAGAAGATGCTTTGAATTTAGTAAGGAGTTACGATGAGGGAGAGCGAGAGGCGAATTACGAAAATAGCTTTATGACCCTCTTTCAACTGAATCAAATTGTCTTACCAGCCTTGTATCCAATTATCGCTATTATTTCCATGATACTACAAGAATTTCAGCTGTTAGCCTTTCTGATTGTCGCCTTTATCCATATTTATATTAATTTCAGAGGGATTCAGCAAGTTAAAAATTATTTCAAATAA
- the nrdF gene encoding class 1b ribonucleoside-diphosphate reductase subunit beta, with protein sequence METYYKAINWNAIEDVIDKSTWEKLTEQFWLDTRIPLSNDLDDWRKLSTEEKDLVGKVFGGLTLLDTLQSETGVQALRNDIRTPHEEAVYNNIQFMESVHAKSYSSIFSTLNTKSEIDEIFDWTNSNEYLQRKAKIINDIYETGSPLEKKVASVFLETFLFYSGFFTPLYYLGNNKLANVAEIIKLIIRDESVHGTYIGYKFQLGFNELSEDEQEKLRDWMYDLLYQLYENEEGYTESLYDGVGWTEEVKTFLRYNANKALMNLGQDPLFPDSADDVNPIVMNGISTGTSNHDFFSQVGNGYLLGSVEAMQDNDYLYGL encoded by the coding sequence ATGGAAACCTACTACAAAGCCATAAACTGGAATGCCATTGAAGATGTCATCGACAAGTCCACTTGGGAAAAATTAACCGAGCAATTCTGGCTCGATACCCGTATCCCACTTTCGAATGACTTAGATGACTGGCGTAAATTAAGTACAGAAGAAAAAGACCTGGTTGGAAAAGTTTTCGGCGGCTTGACCTTGCTTGATACCCTTCAATCTGAAACAGGTGTTCAGGCACTTCGTAACGATATTCGTACACCACATGAAGAAGCTGTCTATAATAATATTCAATTCATGGAATCAGTACACGCCAAGTCCTATTCATCCATCTTTTCAACCCTCAATACTAAATCTGAAATTGATGAGATTTTCGACTGGACCAATAGTAACGAATACCTCCAACGCAAGGCTAAAATCATCAATGATATTTATGAAACAGGCTCTCCACTTGAAAAGAAAGTAGCGAGTGTATTCTTAGAAACCTTCCTTTTCTACTCTGGTTTCTTTACACCACTCTATTATCTTGGAAATAATAAACTAGCCAACGTAGCAGAAATCATCAAACTCATCATTCGTGACGAATCTGTTCATGGTACCTATATCGGCTATAAATTCCAGCTTGGGTTTAACGAATTATCTGAAGATGAGCAAGAAAAGCTCCGTGATTGGATGTATGACCTCCTCTATCAACTTTATGAAAATGAAGAAGGCTATACAGAAAGTCTCTATGACGGTGTTGGTTGGACTGAGGAAGTAAAGACCTTCCTTCGCTACAATGCCAATAAGGCTCTCATGAATCTAGGGCAAGATCCACTCTTTCCTGATTCAGCCGATGATGTCAATCCAATTGTCATGAACGGTATCTCAACAGGAACATCTAACCACGACTTCTTCTCACAAGTCGGAAATGGTTACCTTCTCGGTAGTGTTGAAGCCATGCAAGACAATGACTATCTCTACGGTTTATAA
- a CDS encoding LURP-one-related/scramblase family protein has translation MKQFQIKQRFWSWGGKFDIKDDRGQLCYQVEGSVLKWFKNFEIHNASGQLVSTIQRKFSWFFSRFEVTVQGQAPFIIQKKFSWFKPRYEIENLGLEVIGDFWDMRFDLLHNGVTVARIDQEWFRMTSTYQVSVYEDAYADVTIALVIAIDYVKEMRSASAAAAT, from the coding sequence ATGAAACAGTTTCAGATTAAGCAACGTTTTTGGTCCTGGGGTGGCAAATTTGACATCAAAGATGACCGAGGTCAACTATGTTACCAAGTCGAAGGTAGTGTGCTCAAGTGGTTTAAAAACTTTGAGATTCACAATGCTAGTGGACAGCTTGTTAGTACCATTCAGAGGAAATTCTCTTGGTTCTTCTCTCGCTTCGAGGTAACCGTTCAAGGGCAAGCCCCATTCATCATTCAGAAAAAATTCTCTTGGTTCAAGCCTCGTTATGAAATTGAGAATCTAGGCCTGGAGGTGATTGGTGATTTCTGGGATATGCGATTTGATTTGCTCCATAATGGTGTAACCGTTGCCCGTATTGATCAAGAATGGTTTCGAATGACCTCAACCTATCAAGTAAGTGTCTATGAGGATGCTTATGCAGATGTTACGATTGCTTTGGTTATTGCAATTGATTATGTGAAGGAGATGCGGAGTGCCTCAGCAGCTGCCGCAACGTAA
- a CDS encoding helix-turn-helix transcriptional regulator, which translates to MLKNRLKELRARDGLNQTALAKEAGVSRQTISLIERGEYTPSVIIALKIAQIFNEPLEQVFRLEEEE; encoded by the coding sequence ATTCTAAAAAATAGGCTCAAGGAATTACGAGCCAGAGATGGGTTAAACCAAACGGCTTTAGCAAAGGAAGCTGGAGTTTCAAGACAAACCATTAGCCTGATTGAGCGGGGAGAGTACACTCCATCTGTCATCATTGCCCTTAAAATTGCCCAAATTTTCAACGAACCCTTGGAGCAAGTCTTTCGCTTAGAGGAAGAAGAATAG
- a CDS encoding peptidylprolyl isomerase produces the protein MKTKKILAGAVTLFAAVTLAACANGSDKDIVTMKGNTISVSEFYERVKTNQQAQQTLLSMVIGDVFEQQYGKEVSAKDVDETYDKMAEQYGESFTAALTSAGLTQETYKKQIRANKLVEFAVKEKAEKELDDEAYKKAYDAYTPEVTAQIIKLDDEAKANEVLGQAQAEGADFAQLAKDNSTDTATKENGGTIKFDSTSTTVPNEVKTAVFALNNNQVGASVVKNVNLSNYKTSFYVVKLNSKTEKAADWKEYKDILKDSIVKSKQSDAAYVKNVIAEAFKTANVKVKDQAFQGILSQYITTGDAASSEASSTEASSSSETKESSSEKDK, from the coding sequence ATGAAGACTAAAAAAATTCTCGCAGGAGCTGTAACCCTATTTGCAGCTGTGACTCTTGCGGCTTGTGCAAATGGATCTGACAAGGATATTGTCACGATGAAAGGAAATACAATCAGCGTTTCAGAATTTTATGAGCGTGTTAAAACCAACCAGCAAGCGCAACAGACCTTATTGTCTATGGTGATTGGTGATGTTTTTGAACAACAATATGGTAAAGAAGTTTCAGCCAAAGATGTAGATGAAACCTATGATAAAATGGCTGAACAATATGGAGAGTCATTTACAGCAGCCCTTACTTCCGCTGGTCTAACACAAGAAACCTATAAGAAACAAATTCGGGCCAATAAATTGGTGGAGTTTGCAGTAAAAGAAAAAGCAGAGAAAGAATTGGATGACGAAGCCTATAAAAAGGCTTACGATGCCTACACGCCTGAGGTAACTGCGCAAATTATCAAATTAGATGACGAAGCAAAAGCAAACGAAGTCTTAGGTCAAGCGCAAGCAGAAGGTGCTGATTTTGCGCAATTAGCAAAGGATAATTCAACAGATACAGCTACCAAAGAAAATGGTGGAACCATTAAATTTGATTCGACATCAACAACTGTACCAAATGAAGTCAAAACAGCTGTTTTTGCTTTAAACAACAATCAAGTAGGCGCATCAGTTGTTAAAAATGTGAATTTATCAAATTATAAAACAAGTTTTTATGTTGTAAAATTAAACAGTAAGACAGAAAAAGCTGCGGATTGGAAAGAATACAAAGACATTTTGAAAGATTCGATTGTTAAGTCCAAACAAAGTGATGCAGCCTACGTTAAAAATGTAATTGCAGAAGCCTTTAAAACAGCGAATGTAAAAGTGAAAGATCAAGCCTTCCAAGGCATCTTATCACAATACATCACTACAGGAGATGCTGCAAGTTCAGAAGCGTCAAGTACAGAGGCTTCAAGCAGTTCTGAAACAAAAGAATCAAGTTCAGAAAAAGATAAATAA
- a CDS encoding O-methyltransferase, translating into MVESYSKNANHNMRRPVVKEEIVEMMRTRQAQNIGFLKELEDFARKENIPIIPHETTAYFRLLMQLLQPAAILEIGTAIGYSALLMAENSPTSKITTIDRNEEMIGFAKENFAKYDQRNQIELVEGEAMDVLPTLADNSYDFVFMDSAKSKYIVFLPEVLKKVKVGGLIILDDIFQGGDVARDIMEVRRGQRTIYRGLQRLFDATLDNPDLTASLVSMSDGLLMLRKNVENVRLQTEEN; encoded by the coding sequence ATGGTAGAATCATACAGTAAAAACGCAAACCACAACATGCGCCGTCCAGTAGTAAAGGAAGAAATTGTGGAAATGATGCGGACACGTCAGGCGCAAAATATAGGATTTTTGAAAGAGCTGGAAGACTTTGCGCGTAAGGAGAATATTCCGATTATTCCTCACGAGACAACAGCTTATTTTCGCCTACTCATGCAATTGCTACAGCCTGCTGCTATCTTAGAAATTGGGACAGCGATTGGGTATTCTGCTTTGTTAATGGCAGAAAATAGTCCGACTTCCAAGATTACGACCATTGATCGCAATGAAGAGATGATTGGCTTTGCCAAGGAAAATTTTGCCAAATATGATCAGCGAAACCAGATTGAATTAGTCGAAGGTGAAGCGATGGATGTGTTACCGACCTTAGCAGATAATAGCTATGATTTTGTCTTTATGGATTCTGCTAAGTCGAAGTACATTGTCTTTTTACCAGAAGTCTTGAAAAAGGTGAAAGTTGGAGGACTGATTATTTTAGATGATATTTTTCAAGGTGGCGATGTAGCGCGTGATATTATGGAAGTCCGTCGTGGTCAGCGGACAATCTATAGGGGGTTGCAGCGATTATTTGATGCAACCTTGGATAATCCTGACCTGACAGCGAGTTTAGTGTCTATGAGTGACGGTCTACTCATGCTTAGGAAAAACGTAGAAAACGTACGCCTTCAGACAGAAGAAAATTAA